The sequence ACGGCGTCGGCGAGGCCGACGTTGAGGAACACCACCGTCTGACCGTCCAGGTGCTCCCGGGTGGCCGGATCGAGAATCGCTCCGCCGCCGAGGGACAGGATGCCGTCGTGATCGCTGATCGCCGAGGCAACCGCGTCCCGCTCCATCGCACGGAAGGCCGACTCGCCGTCCTCGACGAAGATGTCCTGGACCGACTTGCCCGCCAGATGGGCGATGTCGGCATCGGTGTCGCGGAACGTCACACCGAGCCGGTGCGCCAACCGCTGACCGACCGTCGACTTCCCCGCCCCCATGGGACCGACCAGGATCACCTTCGGGGGCATCAGTACGCGAGGTTCGCCAGGTAGGACTCGACGTTGCGCCTGGTCTCACCGACCGAGTCGCCACCGAACTTCTCGACCACGGCGTCGGCCAGCACGAGCGCGACCATCGCCTCGGCCACGATGCCCGCCGCCGGAACCGCACAGACGTCGGAGCGCTGGTGATGCGCCACTGCTTCTTCGCCGGTCGCGACATCGATCGTCCGCAGGGCCCGCGGGACGGTCGCGATCGGCTTCATCGCGGCGCGTACGCGCAGAACCTCGCCGGTCGACATGCCGCCCTCGGTGCCGCCGGCGCGTCCGGACGTACGCCGGATCGCTCCGGTGTCGTCCTTGACGATCTCGTCGTGCGCCAGGCTGCCCGGGGTGGCGGCGAGCTCGAAGCCGTCGCCGATCTCGACACCCTTGATGGCCTGGATGCCCATCATCGCCGCGGCCAGACGAGCGTCGAGGCGCCGATCCCAGTGCACGTGCGACCCGAGCCCGGGCGGCAGTCCGTAGACCACGACCTCGACGACGCCGCCGAGTGTGTCGCCGTCCTTGTGCGCCTGATCGATGCGGGCGACCATCGCGGCCGCCGACTCGGCGTCGAGGCACCGCACCGGGTCCGCGTCCAGTCGCGCGGTGTCGGGAGGAGTCGGCACGTCGCGGCTGGTGGTGCGTACGCCGCCGAGCTCGATCACGTGGCTGACGATTTCGGCGCCCAGGACCTGCTGGAGGAAGTTGCTGGCGACGCGACCGAGCGCGACCCGCGCTGCGGTCTCGCGGGCAGAGGCACGCTCGAGGATCGGACGAGCCTCGTCGAAGTCGTACTTCTGCATTCCGACCAGGTCGGCATGGCCCGGGCGCGGACGGGTGAGCTTGGCGTTGCGGCCGGTCTCCTTGAGCAGGGACGGGTCGACCGGGTCGACCGACATCACGGTCTCCCACTTCGGCCACTCGGAGTTGCCGACGTTCAGGGCGATCGGGCCGCCCTGGGTGACGCCGTGGCGTACGCCACCGGTGATCGTCACGACGTCCTGCTCAAAGGCCATCCGGGCACCGCGGCCGTAGCCGAGCCGACGACGCGCGAGCGAGTCGGCGATGTCGTCGGTCGTGATCTGGACGTGAGCGGGCAGCCCCTCCAGGATCGCGGTCAACTCAGGACCGTGGGACTCACCAGCCGTAAGCCAACGCAACATGGGCGCCATTCTCCCATTCCTCGTCCGTCACTCCGGTACCGCGTCCACGGTGCCAGCACGGCCGCTCAGGGGATGACACGCAAGTGCGGAGCGAGCGCCATACCGGCGTACGCCCCCGCGATCATGAACGGTCCGAACGGGTACGCCTTCTTGAGGATCCCGCGATCGCGCCGGATGACCATCAGGCCGACGCCAAACACCGCGAACCCGACGAATCCCGCGTAGAGGCCGATGAGCCAGGCGTTCCAACCGACCGCAGCCATGAGTATCCCGAGCGGCAGGGCGAGACGTACGTCTCCCAGGCCCATTCCCGCGCGGCGGATGAACCACAGCAGCCCGAAGATCAGCCAGGCGATGGCGCCACCACAGAGCTCACGGATCAGGTCATCGGTGTTGCGACGGACAAGCCAGTCGATCAGCGCGAGCAGGACGATGACTGCGGTGAGCGGGCGGACGACGATCCGAGGCAGGAGACGACGGCGCCAGTCGACGACGACCAACAACGCACACACCGGCGCCACGACCATGGCGACCCAACCGACGCGTTCAGGGATGACGTGCCAAGCCAGGGTCGTCAGAGCTAGGAGTGGCCACACCGCCCACCATCCGCGTCGAAGCCGGACAGCGAGCTCGACGTACGTCTCGGACAGCCCCTCGTCACGCAACATCCGGTGCAGCGAGGTTTCCTCCGCCGATCCTTCCGGAGGGAGCTCCACCGGTGGCGGCTCGGGAAGTCGCTGCACGACCGGCGGAATGGCGATCGCTCCGATGACCAACGTCACCAACTGCGCCAACTCCAGGGCGGGCCAGTTCATCCGGCGGGCGCCTCGATCAGGTCCTCTAAGACAGCCGGCTCGAGCGA comes from Nocardioides baekrokdamisoli and encodes:
- a CDS encoding prepilin peptidase, which codes for MNWPALELAQLVTLVIGAIAIPPVVQRLPEPPPVELPPEGSAEETSLHRMLRDEGLSETYVELAVRLRRGWWAVWPLLALTTLAWHVIPERVGWVAMVVAPVCALLVVVDWRRRLLPRIVVRPLTAVIVLLALIDWLVRRNTDDLIRELCGGAIAWLIFGLLWFIRRAGMGLGDVRLALPLGILMAAVGWNAWLIGLYAGFVGFAVFGVGLMVIRRDRGILKKAYPFGPFMIAGAYAGMALAPHLRVIP
- the aroC gene encoding chorismate synthase; amino-acid sequence: MLRWLTAGESHGPELTAILEGLPAHVQITTDDIADSLARRRLGYGRGARMAFEQDVVTITGGVRHGVTQGGPIALNVGNSEWPKWETVMSVDPVDPSLLKETGRNAKLTRPRPGHADLVGMQKYDFDEARPILERASARETAARVALGRVASNFLQQVLGAEIVSHVIELGGVRTTSRDVPTPPDTARLDADPVRCLDAESAAAMVARIDQAHKDGDTLGGVVEVVVYGLPPGLGSHVHWDRRLDARLAAAMMGIQAIKGVEIGDGFELAATPGSLAHDEIVKDDTGAIRRTSGRAGGTEGGMSTGEVLRVRAAMKPIATVPRALRTIDVATGEEAVAHHQRSDVCAVPAAGIVAEAMVALVLADAVVEKFGGDSVGETRRNVESYLANLAY
- a CDS encoding shikimate kinase, coding for MPPKVILVGPMGAGKSTVGQRLAHRLGVTFRDTDADIAHLAGKSVQDIFVEDGESAFRAMERDAVASAISDHDGILSLGGGAILDPATREHLDGQTVVFLNVGLADAVKRVGLGHGRPLLVGNVRATIKKLLDERAPIYNAVATYVVETDGRDTGSVVAEIEALLVDPAPKGDNA